aattttaaaaattatgttccaaattctcccacaattttaatagagccagttttccaattggaaaagcttgaaaaagccattttccaatgggaaggccattttccaatgggactcccattggaaaagttgactttaaatgccaaaaaaacatatttctaaattaaatttcaggaaacaaaaaatatctcttattagtattacctaacacattttaaaaatacaaaaataaaaaacattgggtgaaaaataaaaaaaaataagtttgcaaaaattccggatttgcaaacttaatccggatgctgtttatatttaaacgatatataaaatactactactactgctactgctactgctgctgctgctgctatttttgctactactactacttctactaataataataacaacaataactataataataataataagaataataataataataataataataatgataataataataataataataataataataaaataataataataatgataataataataataataataataataataacaatagaataataataataataataataataataataataataataataataataatgatgataaaaataaaataataataatgatgataataataataataataataataataataataagaataagaataattataattataataataattataattataataataattataattataataataataataataataattattattattattattataataataataataataataaaaatcactgGCTGATTCAAAGCGCTCCCGGACGCATCCCCCCTTAAAATCGTTCAATTTtactgtttatttcaatataggaaaggaaagtaataaaatacgcccaaaatgcagcATATCGGACTAGAAATTGATAAAAGCATTAttccctgccaacactttaaacaaaataaattacgtTTTAAGGGAGGGGCTTAATACAATGGGGACGCCCCACAAGATACGCCCCTTCTTATGTCTAATCCTCGAACCGCccctgataataataataatttcaataatgccaatatagtataaacaatatataaaggTGGAGACAGTAAACGCAATATGGAATGCAAATGCAAATGCTAATATGGTTTTCTACCGCAAGTGTTCATATCACATACGAATATAGAGCCAGTAAAGTTTCATAGCATGTTGAAGATTTGGAAACAATGCTGGAAATAAAACAGGATCTTTAGAGGCCGCATGAAATATACTTAGTTTTTCAGTAAATATTCAATCTAACCGATATTCATTagtcaaaatgatatattaattcaatattaaaacaacgtGATAAGCGGCGGTGTTGGGTTGAAGAAAGTCGGAGAAATCGGAACGTGCCCCTTCACATGAGCCTTGAAAGAAGTTTGTATATATCGTCTATGTCTATGTCTTGGGCACTCCCCACGCATTTGTTTCTGTATGTAGTGCCAGATTGtatttatgatttgtttgttaatgtaatttatttgtatttctgattttaatgtttgtttacttttacaatatttgtagTTTCCGGCGTTCATAACATCGACATCCGGAAACCGCCAAATAGTGGAAGGTGCGTTTCACCTTTATCTAAGATATTTAAACCGTCCACACGATATATGGTGAAACACTCTACGGTATCGCCTTTTATAGATACCTGTAAAAATACGGTTATGATTCATTCGTTTGATTAGCAACTTGTGACAAACAATGTAAAGTATTAAATATCGGTTACAGTTTATGTGACACAGTAAGTTCGGTCagtatatatactttatacaaggtcttttataattaatgtattacaactatgctttaaaacataaattttaagagtacttttcattgtattgtcTACTTTTGCTTTTGAATCTGAAATTTAGTTTCGATTTACCTATGTCAATTATTGCTAATTAATATGCGTTTCAGAACGGGTACCTACTAGATTAACAACTTTCATTAAAATGGCGAGAAATGGTGagttcataaaattaaaacttttaacgGATCAAGACGACGTTTGTGTGAAATCGTTCTAATATTGAAAATACTTcactgtttattttgatttaacatAACAGTTGAAATCATTAAGTGGGCGTTTGTTTATTCTTCCTTGTTTGAAGTCTGAACATTCAATAAATTACAAGCTCCACAATAcatgattttcattgaaatttcaTAGAAGAAATGATGAAATCACTGTCATTTATTCCCAAAATGTCAATAAGAAATTACCTGTCCTCTGTTGTTGCAGAGtgaaatgagtaaaacatgatcccgtttaatacaataaaatatatataaaagaacatTGATAACAAAGATCCGCCACACTCTATATGATAGggaatttattattgtttagttTGTGTCCATTTAGGCATCTTTTGTTCGCTATAGTTATCGACGTAGGGCTGAAATTAGtgtaaaaaatgtgtataacttATCTTGTATGTTTCCACCTTTTATAACAGAAATAGACAGACTCCCATTTTGGATTTCTCCAGTGGTGGAGTACACTTTCTTTATATGCCAGATGAGCAGTGAAACCCAAAcgaaatatgaaaatgcatttgatCAATAtgctttacaatattttgtgaCTCTAAAAAGGGGCATATTTGCTGAATGCTTGGCAAAACACGGCATTGTGTGTGAAATAGTAAATCAGGATAGAACTATTCTTCTTCATTGTCCCGATGACCGCAGCCCCGAcacaatttataacattttgaacGAACTCCTAAAGAGAAAATGTAATGACTATGCAATAGATTTACAGGCTCCAGATGGAGACAAGTTTTCAAGACAAATCAGCAATAAGGGACCGATGCAGGTGATTCATGGATCAGCAATCGTTATCAAACATGACACAAAGATTATTTGTGTGTCTGAGAGTATTGACTGTCTTGATAGGCTTTTAGTTGAAATTGGCTATAACGAAGTTGAGCTACTCGATATAAAGCAATTTGGGCCGAATTTGTCATTGCTTGGTATACAAGATGTGTGTTTGCATCCAAATATTCAGAACATTTCAGTTCAACATAGGCAGCATACATACAGTTTAGAATGGAAAGGACGAGCAATAAAAAAAGGAGACGTGCTTATTCGCGAATTTTTGAAAAGCTGCTCAgaaagaaatattgaatttgttgaAGGAGATAAGCGTCGTCCTTACACTGAACTTGCTTGCAAAGTGATTTTTGATACAGATGGCGATATCAATCAGTGTTATGATATGTACTTGAAACGTACAAGCACAAGTAAAAAGATTTGCACCCACTTCTCCTTGGTCCAAAAGGACGGAAGACTTGTTCTTTACGGAAGAGATGGGGACGTTGATATTCTAAAGAATAACGTAGAGGGATCAATCTCAAAGCacaatcttgaaaaaaaactgtttacaCAAAGTGATGTTTTGagttttttggaaaaaaataaagagaaaCTTTGGTACGATACGAGGACCGGAGCATTAGTCTGCACGACAGATCTGTCGCAGGAAGTAGAAGATTTATGCACACGAATAACATTAACAGAGGTGTTTAAAGTTAATCCAGCTGCAGAtgacagaaaaatatttatgccTGTCGATAATCATTTTCTCGAAGGTTCAAGCGTTCAATCCATTATGGGCAGGAATAAATGTTCATTAAGTTTGCATGCCAATCAACCAAAAGCGGCCATTAGTAGGAAAGACCTTTTAAAGAGATGGGTCGATCCATATGGTTCCACACAGATATGGGTTGCAGAGATGGGTACAGAGATTCCTTGTGTCGATATATGTATTGTCTTTACAGCTGACATGCTTCGTCATCTAGGTATATCGAATCCCATATCAGGTaagtaacatttaaagtatCGGTAATAGTCCTTTGATTTCGCTTGCAACCATAGTCTTAATGTgctattttgatgtttttcGCTCTTGGAATTGTGATAGATAACCAGTGACAcgttattacatatatatatatatatatacacgttACGTCGTTTAACCATTTGTAGTAATAAACTTGTTTTTCCAACTTTGAGAATTGTGACcgttatgaaatatttcagatgAAGGCAATTCAGAAACGTCTGAAGAAGGTTAcggaaaaaaaaaaaccttctaTGGCCCATTTCCTTTTGCTAACGCATGTATTTGTTGTCGTGAGATTCATCTTGTTGGCGTGAAGATGACAGAAAATAAAAGGCTAATGGaatgttttgttaaagaaataacatGTTCAAGAGACAAGGGTACCCATAGATTGGGCATAGTTGCTGCCATCGGCGAAAACCAAGAGGAATCGGCTTGTGGATATGTTATATCTCAGTTTGTCAATGCTGTACGGGAAGTTCTACATCTACAAAGACCAACATATACACAGGATGTATACATCGTTGTAGATAAAAGGCAAATATTGGAGGCagaagaaaatattgaaatttatctTTCTGGAACCTTCAAGGTTTTTAGACGAGAAAAGTATCATGCAGCTACGCCATTCAAaggtttgacaacttttaacgattttggtttaaaattgaCCTAAAAATTGGGCTTCAACTCGTGCGActtttgtattaaaatcaaGAGAAAATAATTTGGTTTGCAAGCAATATCAATAATGTTGTTGGTAAATTGAATACGGTTTCTTTTTTAgggaaaacaattgaaataaagttgATACAAGGATCAATTACCAAGTCTTCTGTAAGTATTCAGAAGTGTTAATCTTAATTTCCAATGGTAATTGCTGTAGAATTTACTACTTGTTCTAGTTTTATTGCCTTTATAAATTAGCTCCAACATGTTCGTGTAAAAgattaataaaaagaataagGAGTcgagcaaaatatattttccacaTAATTGAACTATAAAAACTAACATATCATCCTGATTTTTAGTGTCATCTgtcttaaaaaatattcttataccGTTGGTCATGTTTCAGAGTGACGCTATCGTGAGCACAACAAGTACATATCTCGACCTCTCGAACGGGTCTACCAACATCGATATCTCTCGGGCTGACGGACGGGAACTTCGAAACGAATATAAAGTTTTTTACCCAGAAGGGATTGAAAAAGGAATTATTGCATTTTGCCAGACGCATCGattgaaaaaggaaaaagtcAAATTTATTTTGCTTGGAGTCCtcgataaatatatttttcaaagctTTGAAGCGgtatattatgttttgatatcGATACCTCTTTTCTGCAATTATAATAAACCCGCATTGAAAATTCGGAACAATTTCATTCATGTAATAATGCTCCTTTAACATTTTGCCAGGCACTCATTGCATGTTTTTCTAGTCTGCCTTATTGCAGAATGTCAAAACTTTCGTGAAGTCCTGTTTGTTCTTGGCCGAAGAACTCGAGTGCCGTTCAGTGTCATTTCCGGCGATTGGTGTAGAAACACTGAAATATCCAAGGCGTGAGACAATCGCCTTTGTTCTGGATGCAATTGACGCATACAAACTTGAAGT
The Mya arenaria isolate MELC-2E11 chromosome 12, ASM2691426v1 DNA segment above includes these coding regions:
- the LOC128211585 gene encoding uncharacterized protein LOC128211585 isoform X3; its protein translation is MARNEIDRLPFWISPVVEYTFFICQMSSETQTKYENAFDQYALQYFVTLKRGIFAECLAKHGIVCEIVNQDRTILLHCPDDRSPDTIYNILNELLKRKCNDYAIDLQAPDGDKFSRQISNKGPMQVIHGSAIVIKHDTKIICVSESIDCLDRLLVEIGYNEVELLDIKQFGPNLSLLGIQDVCLHPNIQNISVQHRQHTYSLEWKGRAIKKGDVLIREFLKSCSERNIEFVEGDKRRPYTELACKVIFDTDGDINQCYDMYLKRTSTSKKICTHFSLVQKDGRLVLYGRDGDVDILKNNVEGSISKHNLEKKLFTQSDVLSFLEKNKEKLWYDTRTGALVCTTDLSQEVEDLCTRITLTEVFKVNPAADDRKIFMPVDNHFLEGSSVQSIMGRNKCSLSLHANQPKAAISRKDLLKRWVDPYGSTQIWVAEMGTEIPCVDICIVFTADMLRHLGISNPISDEGNSETSEEGYGKKKTFYGPFPFANACICCREIHLVGVKMTENKRLMECFVKEITCSRDKGTHRLGIVAAIGENQEESACGYVISQFVNAVREVLHLQRPTYTQDVYIVVDKRQILEAEENIEIYLSGTFKVFRREKYHAATPFKGKTIEIKLIQGSITKSSSDAIVSTTSTYLDLSNGSTNIDISRADGRELRNEYKVFYPEGIEKGIIAFCQTHRLKKEKVKFILLGVLDKYIFQSFEANVKTFVKSCLFLAEELECRSVSFPAIGVETLKYPRRETIAFVLDAIDAYKLEVKHSDITKVNIVCAEKDRKTIDAFNAAEERRRPDSCMASPEKGQRSFKGQTIVSSYFHSANVTIVPVDEYSYWPSFAVHVKFSKELKGKKAQRKDFQLKKAIDDPVTWNDEIHFKTIESLMTGHLINQLKGFLNDERITFLIWNLDSKLRMPYSDQIVLTVSSLETMLKPGNCYLQNVVILLDDNSAIESLHTRINIDSTISWHLSLNEAASESLEMIGRTPECALEATKEVLQLIAETKNSQKSSKSQTDMGSQKDTDAFQDYEKKNKIKTNGSPSVSVMSESTPGRQKQGSVRDKKFLKGDGQQTEPLGSSSSTGFSGIEATNKAPENTGKNENNTEGDNPHTIAPQKEKPVLLSQGTILSGGPGKNNERHDKFENYASASEQSGIQNKIVQTRGQENAGNAYICSPSVGPGPSGDTHDDPADQPNIGQGTRTNADVKERLEEEPFHDKQESLCFASAPIKQTGYAGKGKSQNQGKVSLTKRTECSLNVDYELNDGCSDNKHLKEETKKETYNAPEMQADFLFRKTANTEADFQNNPSSNAIRLHGASKHQDIEISQDSYSGLQIKSKCSYCDTQKHSSECSKTNGTYTFSKEGGHWCILDAKSDELLTVLDSEADDIYFKGMKLVVVDGTFHKITEDNGVVELQIVHRQSSASKTYHNQLHSSTKGRRSKSAEQFQADIENNVASKQDVLPPSPQIRKKNWTRAWNKDQTLGNPLETESTQIGLTPSGGRELPRVYGEDDATR
- the LOC128211585 gene encoding uncharacterized protein LOC128211585 isoform X2, which produces MARNEIDRLPFWISPVVEYTFFICQMSSETQTKYENAFDQYALQYFVTLKRGIFAECLAKHGIVCEIVNQDRTILLHCPDDRSPDTIYNILNELLKRKCNDYAIDLQAPDGDKFSRQISNKGPMQVIHGSAIVIKHDTKIICVSESIDCLDRLLVEIGYNEVELLDIKQFGPNLSLLGIQDVCLHPNIQNISVQHRQHTYSLEWKGRAIKKGDVLIREFLKSCSERNIEFVEGDKRRPYTELACKVIFDTDGDINQCYDMYLKRTSTSKKICTHFSLVQKDGRLVLYGRDGDVDILKNNVEGSISKHNLEKKLFTQSDVLSFLEKNKEKLWYDTRTGALVCTTDLSQEVEDLCTRITLTEVFKVNPAADDRKIFMPVDNHFLEGSSVQSIMGRNKCSLSLHANQPKAAISRKDLLKRWVDPYGSTQIWVAEMGTEIPCVDICIVFTADMLRHLGISNPISDEGNSETSEEGYGKKKTFYGPFPFANACICCREIHLVGVKMTENKRLMECFVKEITCSRDKGTHRLGIVAAIGENQEESACGYVISQFVNAVREVLHLQRPTYTQDVYIVVDKRQILEAEENIEIYLSGTFKVFRREKYHAATPFKGKTIEIKLIQGSITKSSSDAIVSTTSTYLDLSNGSTNIDISRADGRELRNEYKVFYPEGIEKGIIAFCQTHRLKKEKVKFILLGVLDKYIFQSFEANVKTFVKSCLFLAEELECRSVSFPAIGVETLKYPRRETIAFVLDAIDAYKLEVKHSDITKVNIVCAEKDRKTIDAFNAAEERRRPDSCMASPEKGQRSFKGQTIVSSYFHSANVTIVPVDEYSYWPSFAVHVKFSKELKGKKAQRKDFQLKKAIDDPVTWNDEIHFKTIESLMTGHLINQLKGFLNDERITFLIWNLDSKLRMPYSDQIVLTVSSLETMLKPGNCYLQNVVILLDDNSAIESLHTRINIDSTISWHLSLNEAASESLEMIGRTPECALEATKEVLQLIAETKNSQKSSKSQTDMGSQKDTDAFQDYEKKNKIKTNGSPSVMSESTPGRQKQGSVRDKKFLKGDGQQTEPLGSSSSTGFSGIEATNKAPENTGKNENNTEGDNPHTIAPQKEKPVLLSQGTILSGGPGKNNERHDKFENYASASEQSGIQNKIVQTRGQENAGNAYICSPSVGPGPSGDTHDDPADQPNIGQGTRTNADVKERLEEEPFHDKQESLCFASAPIKQTGYAGKGKSQNQGKVSLTKRTECSLNVDYELNDGCSDNKHLKEETKKETYNAPEMQADFLFRKTANTEADFQNNPSSNAIRLHGASKHQDIEISQDSYSGLQIKSKCSYCDTQKHSSECSKTNGTYTFSKEGGHWCILDAKSDELLTVLDSEADDIYFKGMKLVVVDGTFHKITEDNGVVELQIVHRQSSASKTYHNQLHSSTKGRRSKSAEQFQADIENNVASKQDVLPPSPQIRKKNWTRAWNKDQTLGNPLGTDSQYPQNIETESTQIGLTPSGGRELPRVYGEDDATR